The Setaria italica strain Yugu1 chromosome IX, Setaria_italica_v2.0, whole genome shotgun sequence genome has a window encoding:
- the LOC101753232 gene encoding transcription factor HHO5, with translation MGLDVAEIGMGLDLGLDLKLFAARSAGGMAAAAAKGAPAGIEACIRSLEEERRKIEVFRRELPLCVRLLADVIEELKDEAAKRGEDLELEMKADDGDKKKWMSTAQLWVDSDAKSKSEKEKRSEMTSPEPKLLGSPMPIRAVPAVAPPPPPCFRGDDNAASTVGLPGLSLLPPAAKTSISPAPAVDEHRQNATARFSAPMSPSGPALNLHAQTQQQQQQARKARRCWSPELHRQFVAALHQLGGPQVATPKQIREVMQVDGLTNDEVKSHLQKYRLHNRRSPGVAPVSQSIMLVGGLWVPQEQTSSQSGSPQGPLQFSGSGMAVSAATVGGDGSSSDEDDKSDESYSRK, from the exons ATGGGGCTCGACGTGGCGGAGATCGGGATGGGCCTGGATCTGGGGCTGGACCTCAAGCTCTTCGCCGCGCGGAGCGCCGGtgggatggcggcggcagcggccaagGGCGCGCCGGCGGGGATCGAGGCCTGCATCAGGAGCCTCGAGGAGGAGCGCCGGAAGATCGAGGTGTTCAGGCGCGAGCTCCCGCTCTGcgtccgcctcctcgccgacg TGATCGAGGAGTTGAAGGACGAGGCCGCGAAGAGAGGCGAGGATTTGGAGTTGGAGATGAAGGCGGACGACGGCGACAAGAAGAAATGGATGAGCACCGCGCAGCTCTGGGTGGACTCTGACGCCAAATCCAAG TCCGAGAAAGAGAAACGGAGTGAGATGACCTCGCCGGAGCCCAAGTTGCTCGGTAGCCCCATGCCGATACGGGCTGTTCCGGCGGTGgcccccccgccgccaccgtgctTCAGAGGGGATGACAACGCTGCCAGCACTGTCGGGCTGCCTGGTCTGTCGTTGCTGCCACCGGCTGCAAAAACATCGATCTCTCCGGCCCCTGCCGTTGATGAGCACCGGCAGAACGCCACCGCAAGATTTTCTGCCCCCATGTCACCATCTGGCCCTGCACTCAACTTGCATGCTCAGactcagcaacagcagcagcaggcgagGAAGGCGAGGCGGTGCTGGTCGCCGGAGCTTCACCGGCAGTTTGTTGCTGCCTTGCACCAACTCGGCGGCCCACAAG TTGCTACTCCGAAGCAGATCAGGGAGGTGATGCAAGTGGACGGGCTCACAAACGACGAAGTGAAAAGCCATCTCCAG AAGTACCGGCTGCACAACAGAAGATCGCCCGGCGTGGCTCCGGTGAGCCAGTCGATTATGCTGGTGGGTGGCCTATGGGTTCCTCAAGAGCAAACCAGCTCACAGTCAGGGTCTCCTCAGGGCCCCCTTCAGTTCTCTGGGTCAGGGATGGCCGTCTCTGCAGCCACCGTCGGTGgcgacggcagcagcagcgacgaAGATGACAAGTCTGATGAAAGCTATAGCCGGAAATGA